One Actinosynnema pretiosum DNA segment encodes these proteins:
- a CDS encoding hydroxymethylglutaryl-CoA lyase, translating to MGARENGLPDTTPADGLPAEVEIWEVGARDGLQNESTTVPLDVKLEFLDRLADAGLTTLEATSFVHPKWVPQLADAEDLLARLDRRPGVAYPVLVPNERGLDRALRAGVEHVAVFASATESFARRNLNRSLDEQFAMFDPVVTRARAEGLQVRGYVSMCFGDPWEGPVPREQVVAVGKRLLDLGCHRLSLGDTIGVATPGQVTALLTAFGDPDPLAVHFHDTYGQALANTLAALRSGVRVVDSSAGGLGGCPYAESATGNLATEDLVWMLDGLGIRHGVDLDALATTSAWLAGHLGRPSPSRVVRALRG from the coding sequence ATGGGCGCCCGCGAGAACGGTCTGCCGGACACCACCCCCGCCGACGGCCTCCCCGCCGAGGTCGAGATCTGGGAGGTGGGCGCGCGAGACGGCCTCCAGAACGAGTCCACCACCGTCCCACTGGACGTGAAGCTGGAGTTCCTGGACCGCCTCGCCGACGCGGGCCTGACCACCCTGGAGGCGACCAGCTTCGTCCACCCGAAGTGGGTCCCCCAGCTCGCCGACGCCGAGGACCTCCTGGCCCGCCTCGACCGCCGCCCCGGCGTCGCCTACCCGGTGCTCGTCCCCAACGAGCGCGGCCTGGACCGGGCGCTGCGGGCGGGCGTCGAGCACGTCGCCGTCTTCGCCAGCGCCACCGAGTCCTTCGCCCGCCGCAACCTCAACCGCTCCCTCGACGAGCAGTTCGCCATGTTCGACCCGGTGGTCACCCGCGCCCGCGCCGAGGGCCTCCAGGTGCGCGGCTACGTCTCCATGTGCTTCGGCGACCCCTGGGAGGGCCCGGTCCCGCGCGAGCAGGTCGTCGCGGTCGGCAAGCGCCTGCTCGACCTCGGCTGCCACCGCCTCTCCCTCGGCGACACCATCGGCGTCGCCACCCCCGGCCAGGTCACCGCGCTGCTGACCGCGTTCGGCGACCCCGACCCGCTCGCCGTGCACTTCCACGACACCTACGGCCAGGCGCTCGCCAACACCCTCGCCGCGCTCCGCTCCGGCGTGCGCGTCGTCGACTCCTCGGCGGGCGGCCTCGGCGGCTGCCCCTACGCCGAGTCCGCCACCGGCAACCTCGCCACCGAGGACCTGGTGTGGATGCTCGACGGCCTCGGCATCCGGCACGGCGTCGACCTCGACGCGCTCGCCACCACCAGCGCCTGGCTCGCGGGCCACCTCGGCAGGCCGAGCCCGTCCAGGGTCGTGCGGGCGCTGCGCGGCTGA
- a CDS encoding WXG100 family type VII secretion target: protein MSGFDADLARLRGGAADFEGFAGRAGRIAADLGAALEALGPCWGDDAVGRSFAEGHVGPAASTKERVDGLNGQFGGLQDRFAATERTYRKVDEGNGTAFNAV from the coding sequence GTGAGCGGGTTCGACGCCGACCTGGCCAGGCTGCGCGGTGGCGCGGCCGACTTCGAGGGCTTCGCTGGCCGCGCGGGTCGCATCGCCGCCGACCTGGGCGCCGCGCTGGAAGCGCTGGGCCCGTGCTGGGGCGACGACGCCGTCGGCCGCAGCTTCGCCGAGGGCCACGTCGGCCCCGCGGCCTCCACCAAGGAGCGCGTCGACGGCCTGAACGGCCAGTTCGGCGGCCTCCAGGACCGCTTCGCCGCGACCGAGCGGACCTACCGCAAGGTCGACGAGGGCAACGGAACCGCGTTCAACGCGGTCTGA
- a CDS encoding YbaB/EbfC family nucleoid-associated protein, with protein MTSDHRAQVDELLADYRRSREQLAVTHRELAAISASATSPDGCVTAVVDAQGVLTELLIADAAYRLRPPQLAEVVVRTTQAAVARAMEKMLHALTPVLPAATDPEALVRGTADLTEDELPPPNRRAPLVDDDEDFDQRDWLSTEAAPPLGAPTQSAPSQRRNR; from the coding sequence GTGACGAGCGACCACCGCGCCCAGGTGGACGAGCTGCTTGCCGACTACCGGCGCAGCCGCGAGCAGCTCGCGGTGACCCACCGCGAACTCGCCGCCATCTCCGCCTCGGCCACCAGCCCGGACGGGTGCGTCACCGCCGTCGTCGACGCCCAGGGCGTGCTCACCGAGCTGCTCATCGCCGACGCCGCCTACCGCCTGCGCCCGCCGCAGCTCGCCGAGGTCGTCGTGCGCACCACCCAGGCCGCCGTCGCGCGCGCCATGGAGAAGATGCTGCACGCCCTCACCCCCGTGCTGCCCGCCGCCACCGACCCGGAGGCCCTGGTCAGGGGCACCGCCGACCTCACCGAGGACGAGCTGCCCCCGCCCAACCGCAGGGCCCCGCTCGTGGACGACGACGAGGACTTCGACCAGCGCGACTGGCTGAGCACCGAGGCCGCGCCCCCGCTGGGCGCGCCGACGCAGAGCGCGCCCTCGCAGAGGAGGAACCGGTGA
- a CDS encoding PH domain-containing protein: MAYPDDLLSPAEHVVIHNHPHWKMLLVPVLVLIAVAGGGGYLAALASGSSWELTAWIAIGVVGLVLLLWLTAAPLVRWRTTHFIMTTDRVMYRVGVFTRTGLDIPLTRINSVRFEHTLLDRALGCGTLVIESASDEPLSFDDIPNVERVHSLLYREINDNPDDDFQPRTA; this comes from the coding sequence GTGGCCTACCCGGACGACCTGCTCAGCCCCGCCGAGCACGTTGTGATCCACAACCACCCGCACTGGAAGATGCTGCTGGTCCCCGTGCTGGTGCTCATCGCCGTCGCGGGAGGCGGCGGCTACCTGGCCGCGCTGGCGTCCGGCAGCTCCTGGGAGCTGACCGCCTGGATCGCGATCGGCGTGGTCGGCCTGGTCCTGCTGCTCTGGCTGACCGCGGCCCCGCTGGTCCGGTGGCGGACGACGCACTTCATCATGACCACGGACCGCGTCATGTACCGCGTCGGCGTCTTCACCCGCACCGGCCTGGACATCCCGCTGACCCGCATCAACAGCGTCCGCTTCGAGCACACCCTGCTCGACCGCGCCCTCGGCTGCGGCACCCTGGTGATCGAGTCGGCCTCGGACGAGCCGCTGTCGTTCGACGACATCCCGAACGTGGAGCGCGTGCACTCGCTGCTCTACCGGGAGATCAACGACAACCCGGACGACGACTTTCAGCCTCGCACCGCGTAG